Part of the Vanessa atalanta chromosome 1, ilVanAtal1.2, whole genome shotgun sequence genome is shown below.
CGAGCCACGCCCCCCCACGCACTACCCCACCACGCTGCCCGTGTTCCGGCCCTGGTTGGCCGACAAGCAGGCCAACTGAGCATGTCGCGTTACGATCGAcgacgattaaataaatatttgggaACTTCTCagtgttcataaaatattaaaagtaagacAAAAATTGTTGATCTGAAATATGTTTGAAGACATAAATATTCTTCTATAGAAgccataatttataatgatactAGGGAACTTCAGCCCGAGCAAACCAAGCTGCCagtaaacttttcttttttccTTAAACATGACAAATTTGTGTCACTTAAGCAGCCtcttaagaatatttatgagATTGGCATTAGCAGTATTTGACAAGATCAAGGATACGACAAAAGATGGAGATGcatttatatttgcaatttgcattcaaaataagaaactttttactgaattaatactttaagaaatatatttttttaattcattttttttatgcattttaggtgcaaaaataatttatatgtttaatgtgcattttataatgattatatatgatATGTGTATGTTATGAGACGGTGCTTTTtcaattagaaaattatttttttggaatattttttacaatataagcTAAGTATATCTATATAGTTGTTggtgtaatatttagtatactggaatattatataatgtatgcaCCTATAATAATAGTTGGTTTAGTTTGCTGTTGCTATGTTTTTTGTATGATCATAGCCAGACAGTAAATAAATGCTCCCTTATATAAGGTCaaacaaataatacacatacatttttgaTCATACTATACAATTGAAAGGGTTACTAATAGCATTTTCGTAAAGTCAAAAATGAGCTTTGTGTAATGTAAAGTTCCTACAGTCAGTAACACACCCGTATAATGTTTGCATCGAAGTAACACGTAGGGCTTAGCCGGACATTGCAACCGGCGTTCAGCTTTCTTCGTACACAGATATTACGGAGCGAATGAGGTAATACTGATTATTATAAATCGTTTTTTCGAGTTCAAAATCTAAAAGGTGAAAGAAAAACTGGTGCTTCCTCTTGTACTGCTGAATCCGACTTTTGTATTTTAGAACCTGCCTACCCTTATTTAGAGCATTTGTGTAACAAATACTCTCGGTGAATATTGTCGAGATACCAATATACAGTCTACGACTTAAATATTAGTGTTCCAACTGACATATtaatgatgatatttttaaaagctcatatttaatattttatacttattagtgccattatattttacatttatgttaacaattaaaaaccAACCTTTAAAATGACTAGGTAATTTTACcctttttataagaaaaaatattaatattgcataCTGCAAGAACATAACTTAGCAATGTATATAACTAACCTGTGATATACCGGTCCGTCCAtttgttgtataattattactatgtaATAGAAGTATTTAAGGACATTATAATCgaggtattattataataaatgtattactcATTAAGTGTGTTCAATTTATTGCTTTTTCACATGTACACAATGAAGAGTTtcagaattttaatattatatttgtttttttttttttaattgagactactatctgtatttttaaattaatgaagtcTTATTTAAATCATGACAATTTCCATTGTAACATATTAATTGTATACTCTTGTGTGTCATCACTGGTACatgggacataacttcttagtttccgaagttgatggcgcattgactATATAAGAGGGCCgtttaatatatcaatcaaagccaatgtctttgggcggtcCGTGGTCACCAAATTGCAAGTCTCCCAGctctctttattttatataaaaaaggcatCACTAcgacatttctttaaaaaagtaGGAATATTTACAGAGGTGTcgcaacattttaaaaatacttattaagttCGATTATTTTAGTAGAAAGTGACAAACATGATATAAACGCGAAAGTCTTATTTAAGACTTACAATACCAAGTTTTCGACTCCGCAAAGACAGCACACTCCTGATTCCTGACAAATGTATTCTCTAATAAAATCTCGCAGATAATTTTGATGgtcacttaaaattttatttatcttaaaccTGACGATATAAAGATGCTCTAAGAGCCAATTTGAAATaggattgtttaaatatatttgacgacGCATCACTAGCGCCATTTTTGCGTCATATCGATGCTTGGCAGGAATGTTGAACGCCGCCATTATTGAGTAGTAAACTGCAAGCGCTACTACATCTGCGACGAATCGCCtgttttccttttaatttttatactgtgGTATGGTaacttcttaaaataattaacaaatggCTTAACCTTTTAGAGATGGAGATACACCTTTATTTGTATATGGGTCTAGATAACGATGGTCTTaacgtatataataaagatGGAATGGAAGGTggtcctaaaaaatatttttattaaaacaacgaGGTtcgttaaaaactttattgacttATTGCTTCAGTGTTTTTCAAAACGGAATCATTGGCCAATTTTACAGAAGAATCTTTTTACAGAGGGACTTTTTTAGGCGCCAAAACGACTCTATATACAAATGCTTTTcgatttttcaaattatatagtaAGCTTAAAAAAgtggatatatatattaaacactaTTTTACGAAAACCCTACGCGACTCGAAACTCATTTCTCGTTCTCGTTCTCGTTCTGGTTCTCGCACTCGGCACGCGACACGCCCCTAGGCCATCTTGTTGGCGAGCGCGTGGTGCAGCGCCTGCAGCTGCGCCGTCCACTTGTCGAGCGCGAGGtagcgcgccgcgccgcgcgcgccgcccgcgaGCTCCAGCACCGCGTTCACCTGGTCGATGCGCCCGCTGATCGTGCTGCCGGCGGAGACGGAATCTTATTATTCACGGCTCGTTAACGAACGGTATTATCGGACACGTCTAGGCGTGGCCCGTTCCGGTGGCGGCGGGAGTGTCTTAAGGAGGAaccttaaattaacattttcaatgtaatttgCTCTGGTAGCTCTGCTATATGATGCACCGGAAGCatatcttgaataaaatatctgtattaataaaacgacaTTATTCAAATCGGATCAACTCAGTGATGTCGTGTCAATTTAAGgttaagttgtttatttatcagAACTCCCTCTGCCATTGGAATCGGTTATAGAATTTAATTCCTGGTAGTACtgactaataattttaaaaacaagtatGAGACTCACTTATCCAAAATACATGTGACTAATAAATTTTCAACTTCCTTCTCGTCTATGTTCAACTCCTTAGATATAAAAGGTATGTGTATCCTAGTATAAGGACCGATTAGTTTTATGAGCACTTGGGTCCTAATATTCCTTAACAAATCTTCAATATGTTCTCTGATGAACGGATCGTCCATTATATTATTCCTATTATGTTTGAGGATAGattcaaaatcattaatatcGTTGTTCTGGTATGCCATCACTAGATTGGTCATTGCTAATATTTCTGGATCATTCTTATAAGGTTTCGCTTCCTGAGAGTCGAATGGATTGATACCCGACTTCATAAGCCTGaagcaataaaacattatttaaaaaatatacacacaacCGATCAACagatgaaacaataaaaaaacagcctaaaatatattaaaaaaataaatcatactaaattatttaataccactttttttaatatatatttgcaagGCAGATGCTAGTTTTCATTGATAAGTTGTTAACCAAGGGACTGGCATTATCTGAAGTATAAATTACTCCTTAATATGTACTGCTAAACATGGGTCAGCATTGGATTTACACTAAAGGCACTCAGGGCTAATGCTCTGGGCGGTAAAATTAGGAAGATGAGAAAAATTGTTCTTCATACCTGTATTtcaactggctcactcaccattcaacaTAACACAGCAATATTAAGGTTAGACATATAATTGATGACTGCTTACACATATGTTGGCCTGCTTAATCCTATGAATTTACTTAAAGCtttgttctataatatatttttttatattttaattatatcttaagATACGTACgcgtctaataaaatatataataaacttacatatttgctaaaactaaatatttaagacATGTAGTCCGCCTGGGGCTTCCTGATTCATCATAGTTTTTGAATGCCTCGAAGAAGTCCGTGTGAGCTTTCTCAAACTCACCTTCACGCAAATGCATTTTCCCGCCACATTCtagaatcaattattatttgttttatttaatcatttttgttcaaaataacTCCTcttgtttcataataataatgtggcAAATATTGCAAAGAAATGTTCTCAGTATATGTAACTGAGGTGaagaaatataagttaaaaattatagtgttaaaaccaaaataatttcTTCTGTTTACAACAATGTTTGGCTTTCAACTAAAATGTTAAGCAAGTTCTACAAATAATAACCTCTAATAACTCCCATGATCAGTGGATGAGGGATCGCAGATTTAATGTGTAAAGACTGCTCATAAAGTGCC
Proteins encoded:
- the LOC125076837 gene encoding COP9 signalosome complex subunit 2 isoform X1: MSDNDDDYMCEEEEDYGLEYSEDSNTEPDVDLENQYYNSKALKEDEPQAALLSFQKVLELEGGDKGEWGFKALKQMIKINFKLSNFTEMMARYKQLLTYIKSAVTRNHSEKSINSILDYISTSRNMELLQDFYETTLEALKDAKNDRLWFKTNTKLGKLYYDRGDFNKLAKILKQLHQSCQTDEGEDDLKKGTQLLEIYALEIQMYTAQKNNKKLKALYEQSLHIKSAIPHPLIMGVIRECGGKMHLREGEFEKAHTDFFEAFKNYDESGSPRRTTCLKYLVLANMLMKSGINPFDSQEAKPYKNDPEILAMTNLVMAYQNNDINDFESILKHNRNNIMDDPFIREHIEDLLRNIRTQVLIKLIGPYTRIHIPFISKELNIDEKEVENLLVTCILDNTISGRIDQVNAVLELAGGARGAARYLALDKWTAQLQALHHALANKMA
- the LOC125076837 gene encoding COP9 signalosome complex subunit 2 isoform X2, giving the protein MSDNDDDYMCEEEEDYGLEYSEDSNTEPDVDLENQYYNSKALKEDEPQAALLSFQKVLELEGGDKGEWGFKALKQMIKINFKLSNFTEMMARYKQLLTYIKSAVTRNHSEKSINSILDYISTSRNELLQDFYETTLEALKDAKNDRLWFKTNTKLGKLYYDRGDFNKLAKILKQLHQSCQTDEGEDDLKKGTQLLEIYALEIQMYTAQKNNKKLKALYEQSLHIKSAIPHPLIMGVIRECGGKMHLREGEFEKAHTDFFEAFKNYDESGSPRRTTCLKYLVLANMLMKSGINPFDSQEAKPYKNDPEILAMTNLVMAYQNNDINDFESILKHNRNNIMDDPFIREHIEDLLRNIRTQVLIKLIGPYTRIHIPFISKELNIDEKEVENLLVTCILDNTISGRIDQVNAVLELAGGARGAARYLALDKWTAQLQALHHALANKMA